A genomic stretch from Methanobrevibacter sp. includes:
- a CDS encoding DUF192 domain-containing protein, which yields MGKKDFENMMLFTNLKDSSVHTMFMKFEIDVYFINENKIIFDKISLKPWRFYKPEKKAKYILETKKDRLKLKIGDKLDLI from the coding sequence ATGGGAAAAAAAGACTTTGAAAATATGATGCTTTTTACAAACCTGAAGGACTCATCGGTCCATACCATGTTCATGAAATTTGAAATTGATGTCTATTTTATAAATGAGAACAAAATTATTTTTGATAAGATTAGTTTAAAACCCTGGAGGTTTTACAAGCCTGAAAAAAAAGCCAAATATATTTTAGAAACAAAAAAAGATAGGTTAAAATTAAAAATAGGAGATAAATTAGATTTGATCTAA
- a CDS encoding DsbA family protein: MKITFWSDFNCPNSYIGLNRLKKAIDETNVDVKWEMKPFELYPTLFDTATGSIITQNVIKYGLTPEIAGQKVDETEKIALKDGIQMNYHDIKLTSSRNAHRLVKYVQNRHGEVGIEVVFRIYEANFIENKIIADINVLVEIASDLGLDENEIRSMLEGDSYDFEVQIDEEDAIVMGVESIPLYFLDTSQEQLIIPGAFEKEDFRIAIKDLMNGEITSKSYI; the protein is encoded by the coding sequence ATGAAAATAACCTTTTGGAGCGATTTCAACTGTCCAAACTCATATATAGGATTAAACCGTTTGAAAAAAGCTATTGATGAGACAAATGTTGATGTTAAATGGGAGATGAAGCCCTTTGAGCTTTACCCAACACTATTTGACACCGCAACCGGTTCAATAATTACACAAAATGTGATTAAATACGGTTTGACACCAGAAATTGCTGGTCAAAAAGTTGATGAAACAGAAAAAATCGCTCTAAAAGATGGTATTCAAATGAACTACCACGACATCAAGCTAACATCCTCAAGAAATGCCCACAGATTAGTGAAATATGTTCAAAACAGACATGGTGAAGTTGGCATTGAAGTTGTCTTTAGAATATATGAGGCAAATTTCATTGAAAATAAAATCATAGCCGACATTAATGTGCTGGTCGAAATTGCATCTGATTTGGGGTTGGATGAGAATGAAATAAGAAGCATGCTTGAAGGCGATTCATATGACTTTGAAGTTCAGATTGACGAAGAGGATGCCATAGTCATGGGAGTCGAATCGATACCTCTTTATTTTTTAGACACATCACAGGAACAGCTGATTATCCCCGGCGCATTCGAAAAGGAAGACTTCAGAATAGCGATTAAAGACCTGATGAATGGTGAAATCACATCAAAATCATATATTTAA
- a CDS encoding dihydromethanopterin reductase (acceptor): MRIAFAFTGAGHLLRESVKVARELSKNHEVTVFLSGAAEEVLKMYGLYESVVEITGGKYRELATDSTQKFSYPITGRLSLGKYDLLIVSPATANTVSKIVYGIADTLVTNAVAQAGKGAVPVYMVPVDIHPGPIDTVLPSKMELSKCENCDDCVAALVCEQGAIIPHTEIDLTKCIGCGLCRNSCPNDAISEGKIITIYMRDIDIENTRKLESIDDIKIFENPEDILDQI; this comes from the coding sequence ATGAGAATAGCCTTTGCATTTACTGGAGCTGGTCATTTACTCCGTGAATCAGTTAAAGTCGCTCGTGAATTGTCAAAAAATCATGAAGTGACAGTATTTCTATCAGGAGCAGCGGAAGAAGTCCTTAAAATGTATGGACTTTATGAAAGCGTTGTTGAAATCACTGGTGGAAAATACCGAGAGCTTGCAACTGATTCCACACAAAAATTCTCATATCCAATAACAGGTCGCTTATCACTTGGTAAGTACGACCTATTAATAGTTTCACCGGCTACAGCAAATACAGTTTCAAAAATAGTCTATGGAATAGCAGACACACTCGTTACAAATGCGGTGGCACAGGCTGGAAAAGGTGCAGTTCCCGTTTATATGGTACCGGTAGACATTCATCCGGGACCAATTGACACTGTACTTCCATCAAAAATGGAGTTGTCCAAATGTGAAAACTGCGATGACTGTGTAGCTGCGCTAGTATGTGAACAGGGTGCAATTATTCCTCACACTGAAATAGATTTAACAAAATGTATTGGCTGCGGATTGTGTCGAAATTCATGCCCAAATGATGCAATTTCAGAAGGTAAAATCATAACAATCTACATGAGAGACATTGATATTGAAAACACTCGCAAGTTGGAAAGTATTGATGATATTAAAATCTTTGAAAACCCCGAAGATATTTTAGATCAAATCTAA
- the glyA gene encoding serine hydroxymethyltransferase, translating to MTNYHDEILNFEKIAKEHTEYMRNSINLIASENVTSVEVTEALATDFAHRYAEGQAFERFYEGCQYVDIIEDKTKKLSCEVYDCDYANVQPVSGVTANLAAFFGFAKPGEKVMALEVPSGGHISHADVSAAGIRGLKTVFHPLDKNVMNIDIDAMNKKILEEKPQIVLFGGSLFLFPHPVKEAREAADEVGATIMYDGAHVLGLIAGGQFQQPLKEGADVMMGSTHKTFPGPQGGIILSHAENADLIDEAVFPGVVSNHHLHHLLGLGIATAEMLEFGEAYAKQTIKNAQALGQAMYERGFDVLCEDLGFTQSHQIAVDLTNIRSASDVAKELADNNVILNKNLLPGDNRDNSDDPSGLRIGTQEITRRGLKEKEMDEVAEFIKRVAVDKEDIADEVAEFMNQYTKLDYAFSDRDAYQYHKLD from the coding sequence ATGACTAATTATCATGATGAAATTTTAAACTTTGAAAAAATAGCAAAAGAACATACTGAATACATGAGAAACAGTATCAACTTAATCGCTTCCGAAAATGTTACAAGTGTAGAAGTAACAGAAGCATTAGCAACTGATTTTGCACACAGATATGCTGAAGGACAAGCATTCGAAAGATTCTACGAAGGATGTCAATACGTTGATATAATCGAAGACAAAACCAAAAAACTATCCTGTGAAGTCTATGACTGTGACTATGCAAATGTACAACCGGTATCAGGTGTAACAGCAAACCTTGCAGCATTCTTTGGATTTGCAAAACCTGGTGAAAAAGTAATGGCACTTGAAGTACCATCCGGAGGACACATTTCCCACGCAGACGTAAGTGCAGCAGGAATACGTGGACTCAAAACTGTATTCCACCCATTAGACAAAAACGTTATGAACATTGACATCGATGCAATGAACAAGAAAATCCTTGAAGAAAAACCACAAATCGTATTGTTCGGAGGAAGCCTGTTCTTATTCCCACACCCAGTAAAAGAAGCTCGTGAAGCAGCTGACGAAGTGGGCGCAACAATCATGTATGACGGTGCACACGTATTAGGTCTTATTGCAGGTGGACAGTTCCAACAACCTCTAAAAGAAGGTGCAGATGTAATGATGGGATCAACCCACAAGACATTCCCAGGTCCACAAGGAGGAATCATCCTATCCCATGCGGAAAATGCTGATTTAATCGATGAAGCAGTGTTCCCTGGTGTTGTAAGTAATCACCACTTGCACCATTTGTTAGGTTTAGGAATTGCAACAGCTGAAATGTTAGAATTTGGTGAAGCATACGCAAAACAAACCATTAAAAATGCTCAAGCATTAGGTCAAGCAATGTATGAAAGAGGATTTGACGTATTATGTGAAGACCTTGGATTTACTCAATCCCACCAAATTGCAGTTGACTTAACCAACATCAGATCAGCATCAGACGTTGCAAAAGAACTGGCTGACAACAATGTAATCCTTAACAAAAACCTCTTGCCAGGAGACAACCGTGACAACTCCGATGACCCATCAGGTCTCAGAATTGGTACTCAGGAAATCACAAGAAGAGGCTTAAAAGAAAAAGAAATGGATGAAGTTGCTGAGTTCATCAAACGTGTAGCAGTGGATAAAGAAGACATTGCAGATGAAGTTGCTGAGTTCATGAACCAATACACAAAACTCGATTATGCATTCTCTGACAGAGATGCTTACCAATATCATAAATTAGATTAA